In a single window of the Pontibacter russatus genome:
- a CDS encoding AIR synthase family protein: MSAFEDNSGKIAANTFKDVLLPQRGYHREEVLVGPKFGVDTAVIDLGNNLGMAVSSDPLSLIPSIGMKASAWLSVHLLANDMASTGFAPMYAQFVLNLPSTLSLDAFKEYWAYIHQFCEDLGVSITGGHTGQTEGLNSTISGGGTMFLTAPLNEILTSNCAEPGDVLVVTKETALVASSILAMSFPETVKNRLGKEVYERGCENFYQTSSLKDALAATEILQNNVELKAMHDVTEGGVVGAICEMAQASGCGFRLYNEALPVGEAQRLITRLFEIDHRYCVGAGSMIMAVRRGREEKLISHLQSKSIKATVVGEMIPEEEGFKIVDEGEEKALSCDGKDPYWEAFFKALKAGWR, from the coding sequence ATGAGCGCTTTCGAAGACAACTCCGGAAAAATAGCCGCCAATACGTTCAAGGATGTGCTGCTCCCGCAACGCGGCTACCACCGGGAGGAAGTGCTGGTAGGGCCGAAGTTCGGTGTGGATACCGCCGTCATTGACCTGGGCAATAACCTGGGGATGGCTGTCTCCAGCGACCCGCTCTCGCTCATCCCTTCCATCGGTATGAAAGCGTCTGCCTGGCTGTCGGTGCATTTGCTGGCCAACGACATGGCCTCCACCGGCTTTGCGCCCATGTATGCGCAGTTTGTGCTCAACCTGCCATCTACTCTTTCTTTGGATGCCTTCAAAGAATACTGGGCCTATATACACCAGTTCTGCGAGGACCTTGGCGTTTCCATCACCGGAGGGCACACCGGCCAGACTGAAGGGCTGAATTCCACCATCTCGGGCGGGGGCACGATGTTCCTGACGGCCCCGCTGAACGAGATTCTGACAAGTAACTGCGCCGAGCCCGGGGATGTGCTCGTGGTAACGAAGGAGACTGCGCTGGTGGCATCTTCTATCCTGGCGATGAGTTTCCCGGAGACGGTGAAGAACAGGCTGGGCAAAGAGGTATATGAACGAGGGTGTGAAAACTTCTACCAGACCTCTTCCCTGAAAGATGCCCTTGCTGCCACGGAAATACTACAAAACAATGTGGAACTGAAAGCCATGCACGATGTAACGGAGGGCGGCGTGGTGGGGGCTATCTGCGAGATGGCGCAAGCCTCCGGCTGCGGTTTCCGGCTATATAACGAAGCGCTTCCGGTGGGGGAAGCACAGCGCCTGATAACACGGCTGTTTGAGATTGACCACCGTTATTGCGTCGGGGCAGGCTCCATGATCATGGCAGTGCGCAGAGGCCGGGAAGAAAAGCTCATCAGCCATTTGCAATCCAAATCCATCAAAGCCACCGTGGTAGGGGAGATGATCCCGGAGGAGGAGGGATTCAAAATCGTGGATGAGGGTGAGGAGAAAGCACTTTCATGTGATGGAAAGGACCCTTATTGGGAAGCGTTCTTTAAGGCCCTGAAAGCAGGTTGGAGATGA
- a CDS encoding class I SAM-dependent methyltransferase, with protein sequence MSNLQQQKFDLVTQDLRKWQGREEWFFNRDHTDTYELWYEGRYKRAEVWQKKVIGDLIKKDGRVKTLLEFGCGTTRFTRWWKEIGIEASGGDLSPFMLGQGAHLFDGDLVLADSHHMPFKDHTFDALAFITTFEYYKNPVQVIREAVRVGKYGIVFGMMNRNSPKVARRRIQELFGKNPFYVTATFYTPDKLKAVIAEALQGRDYTITWTATGLPAWFPVQQWSQPYGDFFGLHVRLNDAK encoded by the coding sequence ATGAGCAACCTTCAACAACAAAAATTCGACCTCGTGACACAGGACCTGCGCAAGTGGCAGGGCCGCGAGGAGTGGTTCTTCAACCGCGACCACACCGACACCTACGAACTCTGGTACGAGGGGCGGTACAAACGGGCGGAAGTCTGGCAAAAGAAAGTCATCGGCGATCTTATCAAAAAAGACGGGCGGGTGAAAACCCTGCTGGAGTTCGGCTGTGGCACCACCCGCTTCACACGCTGGTGGAAAGAGATCGGCATCGAGGCCAGCGGGGGTGACCTCTCTCCCTTCATGCTGGGGCAGGGCGCCCATCTGTTCGACGGCGACCTTGTGCTGGCCGACTCACACCACATGCCGTTCAAGGACCACACCTTTGATGCGCTCGCCTTCATCACCACGTTTGAGTACTACAAAAACCCGGTGCAGGTGATCCGGGAAGCGGTGCGCGTCGGGAAGTACGGCATCGTGTTCGGGATGATGAACCGGAACTCCCCGAAGGTGGCCAGAAGGAGAATCCAGGAGCTGTTCGGCAAAAACCCTTTTTACGTCACCGCCACCTTCTACACGCCCGATAAATTGAAAGCAGTAATAGCGGAAGCACTGCAGGGGCGGGACTATACGATAACATGGACGGCAACCGGCCTCCCTGCGTGGTTTCCGGTGCAGCAGTGGAGCCAGCCCTACGGCGATTTCTTCGGTTTGCATGTACGGCTAAATGATGCGAAATGA
- a CDS encoding DUF2911 domain-containing protein has protein sequence MKKTFIGFVLSAALLFGAGATQAQGIQMPAASPSQKVEQAVGLSTVSLDYSRPSAKGRTIFGDLVPYGKVWRTGANNSTVIKFSDEVTIEGKKIPAGEYAILTIPNQNEWTVILSKNTKLGGNVADYKQEEDQARFTVKPQQNPRKVESFTINFANLKADAADVEILWDNTIVPFTIKTDVDNKVMAQIQKEAIDNANADPNVYAAAANYYLETNRDLKQALAWMKKANAKDPKFWNMHAQAKIEAKMKDYKSAIKTAEKSIELAQQAKNQDYVALNQKAIADWKKMK, from the coding sequence ATGAAGAAAACATTTATCGGCTTTGTACTTTCCGCTGCCCTTTTATTCGGTGCCGGAGCAACGCAGGCACAGGGCATCCAAATGCCGGCAGCAAGCCCCTCCCAGAAAGTGGAGCAGGCAGTAGGCCTTTCCACGGTATCCCTTGACTATTCCCGCCCTTCTGCCAAAGGCCGCACTATTTTCGGCGACCTGGTGCCTTACGGAAAAGTGTGGCGCACCGGCGCGAACAACTCCACGGTTATCAAGTTTTCGGACGAGGTGACCATCGAAGGGAAGAAAATCCCTGCCGGGGAGTACGCCATCCTCACCATCCCGAACCAGAACGAGTGGACGGTTATCCTGTCTAAAAACACCAAGCTGGGAGGCAACGTGGCCGATTACAAGCAGGAGGAAGACCAGGCGCGCTTCACGGTGAAGCCGCAGCAGAACCCGCGCAAGGTAGAGTCCTTCACCATCAACTTCGCCAACCTGAAGGCGGATGCCGCGGATGTGGAGATCCTGTGGGACAACACCATCGTGCCTTTCACCATCAAAACGGACGTAGACAACAAAGTGATGGCCCAGATACAGAAGGAGGCAATCGACAACGCGAACGCCGACCCAAACGTGTACGCCGCCGCCGCCAACTACTACCTCGAAACCAACCGCGACCTGAAGCAGGCCCTGGCCTGGATGAAGAAGGCCAACGCCAAAGACCCCAAGTTCTGGAACATGCACGCGCAGGCCAAGATCGAGGCAAAGATGAAGGACTACAAGAGCGCCATCAAGACAGCAGAGAAATCTATCGAGCTGGCGCAGCAGGCCAAGAACCAGGACTACGTGGCCCTGAACCAGAAAGCGATCGCCGACTGGAAGAAGATGAAATAA
- a CDS encoding class I SAM-dependent methyltransferase → MQEEKQHSEEHLGPAREYWWNEDYLELLAKRLYIEYCQTLVDIGCGKGMMGFKFSKYMPLGAKVYGVDYEPGYIEEARQRAQSQFGGNSIDYEFRVGNATDIPLPDNTADVTLCQTLLIHVKNPQRVIQEMIRVTKPGGWVLALEPNNLVPNLMFDRYGETDYNVESMLDVLEVKLRIEKGKKQLGEGFNSLGDVIPDLFLKAGLRDIKVWISDKALSIIPPYDTQEKMLRVEQMLQWVESEAMGYDYQDNLNYYMAGGGQKEKFDAYWQTLLYNKIMLKEKLQNEEYVSAGGSLVYIVAAQKPR, encoded by the coding sequence GTGCAAGAGGAAAAACAACATTCGGAGGAGCACCTGGGCCCGGCCCGGGAGTATTGGTGGAACGAGGATTACCTGGAGCTGCTGGCAAAGCGTTTATATATAGAATACTGCCAGACGCTGGTGGACATCGGCTGCGGCAAAGGCATGATGGGCTTCAAGTTCTCGAAGTATATGCCCCTCGGCGCCAAGGTATATGGCGTGGATTACGAGCCGGGCTATATAGAGGAGGCCCGGCAGCGGGCGCAAAGCCAGTTCGGCGGCAACAGCATCGACTATGAGTTCAGGGTCGGCAACGCCACCGATATTCCGCTGCCCGACAACACCGCCGACGTGACGCTGTGCCAGACGCTGCTGATCCACGTGAAAAACCCGCAGCGCGTGATACAGGAGATGATCCGGGTGACGAAGCCGGGCGGCTGGGTGCTGGCGCTGGAGCCCAACAACCTGGTGCCCAACCTCATGTTCGACCGCTACGGCGAGACAGACTATAACGTGGAGAGCATGCTGGACGTGCTGGAGGTGAAGCTCCGCATCGAGAAGGGCAAAAAGCAGCTCGGCGAGGGCTTCAACTCACTGGGTGACGTAATCCCCGACCTCTTCCTGAAAGCGGGCCTGCGGGATATAAAAGTCTGGATCTCGGACAAGGCCCTTTCCATCATCCCGCCCTACGACACGCAGGAAAAGATGCTGCGCGTGGAACAGATGCTGCAGTGGGTGGAGTCGGAGGCGATGGGCTACGACTACCAGGACAACCTGAACTACTATATGGCGGGCGGCGGCCAGAAAGAAAAGTTCGATGCCTACTGGCAGACGCTGCTCTACAACAAGATCATGCTGAAGGAGAAGCTGCAGAACGAGGAGTACGTCTCGGCGGGCGGAAGCCTGGTCTATATCGTGGCAGCCCAGAAGCCAAGATAG
- a CDS encoding sodium:solute symporter family transporter, with product MRPLDWIVLLGTLGFIVIYGVWRTRGSKDIEGYLKGDNSMKWWTIGLSVMATQASAITFLSTPGQAYEDGMRFVQFYFGLPIAMVIISITIIPIFYRLNVFTAYEFLENRFDLKTRSLAALLFLVQRGLAAGITIYAPAIILSTMLGWSLNVTILIIGVLVVIYTVSGGTKAVSVTQKQQMAVMMGGMLLAGYMVVYYLPESVSFGEAVAVAGKMGKMNVVDFSFNWDDRYNFWSGITGGLFLALSYFGTDQSQVARYLGGKSVGESRLGLLFNGLLKIPMQFLILFIGVMVFVFYQFNQPPVFFNGAAKAKVYATPYANDLRELEEEYTAVFDQKQQAVHGLVKAIRTEDEAAIEAAQDQVASLATAAKGVRDEAKEVIKQATPEAEVKDTDYVFISFVIKYLPAGMVGLLLAVIFSAAMSSSASELNALASTTVVDIYKRSMRRRGSAQHYVTASKMFTILWGAIAILFAMFASLLDNLIEAVNIVGSIFYGTILGIFLVGFYFRYVRGNAVFVAAVLAELVVLYCFYFTDIAFLWFNVIGCVCVIIFGFILQPFVGKKGVKV from the coding sequence ATGAGGCCGCTGGACTGGATTGTGCTGCTGGGCACCCTGGGCTTCATCGTGATATATGGCGTCTGGCGGACACGCGGCAGCAAAGACATTGAGGGCTACCTGAAGGGCGACAACAGCATGAAGTGGTGGACCATCGGGCTGTCGGTGATGGCCACGCAGGCCAGCGCCATCACGTTTCTCTCCACGCCGGGGCAGGCGTACGAAGACGGCATGCGCTTCGTGCAGTTTTACTTCGGCCTGCCCATCGCCATGGTCATCATCTCCATCACCATCATCCCTATTTTCTACAGGCTGAATGTGTTTACGGCCTACGAGTTTCTGGAGAACCGCTTCGACCTGAAAACCCGCTCCCTGGCGGCGCTGCTGTTTTTGGTGCAGCGCGGGCTGGCCGCCGGCATCACCATCTACGCGCCCGCCATCATCCTGTCCACCATGCTGGGGTGGAGCCTGAACGTGACGATCCTGATCATCGGGGTGCTGGTGGTGATATATACCGTATCGGGTGGCACCAAGGCCGTGAGCGTGACGCAGAAACAGCAGATGGCCGTGATGATGGGCGGTATGCTGCTTGCCGGCTATATGGTGGTGTACTACCTGCCCGAGAGCGTGAGTTTCGGGGAAGCCGTGGCCGTGGCCGGTAAAATGGGAAAGATGAACGTAGTGGATTTCTCCTTTAACTGGGACGACCGCTACAATTTCTGGTCGGGTATCACGGGGGGCTTGTTCCTGGCGCTTTCCTACTTCGGCACCGACCAAAGCCAGGTGGCGCGCTACCTGGGCGGAAAATCAGTGGGGGAGAGCCGGCTGGGGCTCCTGTTCAACGGCCTGCTGAAAATACCGATGCAGTTCCTGATCCTGTTTATCGGGGTGATGGTGTTCGTGTTTTACCAGTTCAACCAGCCGCCGGTCTTTTTTAATGGCGCAGCGAAAGCCAAGGTATATGCCACTCCATATGCCAACGATCTGCGTGAGCTGGAGGAAGAGTACACTGCTGTTTTTGATCAGAAGCAGCAGGCGGTGCATGGGCTGGTAAAAGCCATCCGCACAGAGGATGAGGCCGCCATCGAAGCTGCCCAAGACCAGGTGGCAAGCCTGGCCACCGCCGCAAAGGGCGTGCGGGACGAGGCGAAGGAAGTGATTAAGCAGGCTACGCCGGAGGCCGAGGTAAAGGACACCGACTACGTCTTCATCTCTTTCGTGATAAAGTACCTGCCGGCGGGTATGGTGGGCCTGTTGCTGGCCGTCATCTTTTCGGCGGCCATGTCTTCTTCTGCCTCAGAACTGAACGCGCTGGCCTCTACCACCGTGGTGGATATATACAAGCGCTCCATGCGGCGGCGGGGCAGTGCGCAGCATTACGTCACGGCCTCCAAGATGTTCACCATCCTCTGGGGGGCCATAGCGATTCTTTTCGCCATGTTCGCCTCGTTGCTCGATAACCTCATCGAGGCGGTGAACATTGTCGGCTCCATCTTCTACGGCACTATCCTGGGCATCTTCCTAGTTGGCTTTTACTTCCGCTATGTCCGGGGCAACGCCGTGTTTGTCGCCGCCGTGCTGGCCGAGCTGGTGGTGCTCTACTGCTTCTACTTCACCGACATCGCCTTCCTGTGGTTCAACGTCATCGGCTGTGTCTGCGTGATTATATTCGGCTTTATCCTGCAGCCGTTTGTAGGGAAGAAAGGGGTGAAAGTTTAA
- a CDS encoding PIG-L family deacetylase, whose protein sequence is MHKTLIFRSSLLLWLALCITLPAAWAQAPAKPSAAKVLQDLKKLNVLGSVLYVAAHPDDENTRLIAYFANEKLYNTGYLAVTRGDGGQNLIGPEIREGLGLIRTQELLQARRTDGGKQFFTRANDFGYSKNPEETFNIWDKEQVLADMVYVIRKFRPDVMVTRFPPDSRAGHGHHSASAILAEEAFDAAADPKRFPEQLKYVAVWQPKRLLWNTGVWSFGSQAEFDKYVDELLKIDVGGYNPLLGKSYGEIAAESRSMHKSQGFGSSGSRGTSLEYLKHTKGGRAEKNLFGGIDTSWGRVKGGEKVAKLIQKAIDSYNPAEPATVVPTLLAAKKELEKLPDGYWKRVKLEELQDVLQHAMGLYIEVTASDYAATPGQPVALRVEAINRSEVPVTLQSVMYSFAAKDTTLNQPLKNNEPLTYTATAKLPKDMAYSQPYWLRKEGTVGMYAVESQQEVGMPENAPAAQATFSLQVSGQPLEVTVPVVYKRTDPVEGEVYRPFVVTPPVFVNLQENVYVFASQEPKQVQVLVKSGKDDIAGKVQLQLPKGWRAEPVSVPFDLKNKGAEQRVAFTVYPPQEEQEAALQAVATIDGESYSKGLNVIDYSHIPAQVTLPEAAAKIVKLDLKTKGQHIGYIMGAGDEIPASLRQIGYNVTLLQEGDMRLPRLQQFDAIIVGVRAYNTVDRLRFYQPTLLEYVKNGGNLIVQYNTSHNLVLPEIAPYPLQLSRERVAVEDAQVRLLQPNHPVLNTPNKITQKDFEGWVQERGLYFPTEWSKEYAAILSSNDPGEPARDGGLLIAPYGKGNYIYTGYSWFRELPAGVPGAYRLFANLISLGQNTTSGGTSSKASGLK, encoded by the coding sequence ATGCATAAAACCCTCATCTTCCGAAGCAGCCTGCTTCTGTGGCTGGCACTGTGCATCACCCTGCCTGCCGCCTGGGCACAGGCACCGGCCAAGCCCTCGGCTGCCAAGGTGCTGCAAGACCTTAAAAAGCTGAATGTGCTCGGGTCGGTCTTATACGTGGCGGCGCACCCCGACGATGAAAACACCCGCCTGATTGCTTATTTCGCAAACGAAAAGCTGTACAATACCGGCTACCTGGCCGTGACGCGCGGCGACGGGGGCCAGAACCTGATAGGGCCGGAGATACGGGAGGGGCTGGGCCTCATCCGGACGCAGGAACTGCTGCAGGCCCGCCGCACCGACGGGGGCAAACAATTCTTTACCCGCGCCAACGACTTCGGCTACTCCAAAAATCCGGAGGAGACCTTCAACATCTGGGACAAAGAGCAGGTGCTGGCGGATATGGTCTATGTTATCCGCAAGTTCAGACCCGATGTGATGGTGACGCGGTTTCCGCCGGATAGCCGCGCCGGGCATGGGCACCACAGCGCCTCCGCCATCCTGGCGGAAGAGGCCTTTGATGCCGCCGCAGACCCGAAGCGCTTCCCGGAGCAGCTGAAATATGTGGCCGTTTGGCAGCCGAAGCGCCTGCTTTGGAACACGGGCGTCTGGTCGTTTGGCAGCCAGGCCGAGTTCGACAAATATGTGGATGAGCTGCTCAAGATAGATGTGGGGGGATATAATCCGCTGCTGGGCAAGTCGTACGGGGAGATTGCCGCCGAGAGCCGCAGCATGCACAAGAGCCAGGGCTTCGGCTCCTCGGGCTCACGCGGCACCTCCCTGGAGTACCTGAAGCACACCAAAGGCGGGCGGGCAGAAAAAAACCTGTTCGGGGGTATCGACACCAGCTGGGGTCGGGTAAAGGGCGGTGAGAAAGTAGCGAAACTGATTCAGAAGGCCATTGACTCCTACAACCCGGCGGAGCCCGCAACGGTGGTGCCCACGCTGCTTGCCGCTAAAAAGGAACTGGAAAAACTGCCGGACGGCTACTGGAAGCGCGTGAAACTGGAGGAACTGCAGGACGTGCTGCAGCATGCCATGGGCCTATATATAGAAGTCACGGCAAGCGATTACGCAGCCACACCCGGCCAGCCGGTGGCGCTGCGGGTAGAGGCCATCAACCGGTCTGAGGTGCCCGTTACGCTGCAAAGTGTCATGTATAGCTTCGCTGCAAAAGACACCACCCTCAACCAACCACTTAAAAACAACGAGCCGCTCACCTATACCGCCACAGCGAAACTGCCTAAGGATATGGCTTACTCCCAGCCCTACTGGCTGCGCAAGGAGGGCACAGTGGGCATGTACGCTGTGGAGAGCCAGCAGGAGGTGGGCATGCCGGAGAACGCCCCTGCTGCGCAGGCTACTTTCTCGCTGCAGGTGAGCGGGCAGCCGCTGGAGGTAACGGTGCCGGTGGTGTACAAGCGCACCGACCCGGTGGAGGGCGAGGTGTACAGGCCGTTCGTGGTGACGCCGCCGGTGTTCGTGAATCTGCAGGAGAACGTGTATGTGTTTGCTAGCCAGGAGCCGAAGCAGGTGCAGGTGCTGGTGAAGTCAGGGAAGGATGATATAGCCGGAAAGGTGCAGTTGCAGTTGCCGAAGGGCTGGCGCGCAGAACCCGTCTCCGTGCCGTTTGACCTGAAAAACAAAGGGGCCGAGCAGCGGGTGGCTTTCACGGTGTATCCGCCGCAGGAGGAGCAGGAGGCGGCGCTCCAGGCCGTGGCCACCATCGACGGCGAAAGCTACTCGAAGGGCCTCAACGTGATTGACTACAGCCATATACCGGCACAGGTGACGCTGCCGGAGGCCGCGGCCAAAATCGTGAAGCTGGACCTGAAGACGAAAGGGCAGCACATCGGCTATATCATGGGCGCCGGAGACGAGATACCGGCCAGCCTCCGGCAGATTGGCTACAACGTGACGCTGCTGCAGGAGGGCGACATGCGCCTGCCCCGTTTGCAGCAGTTCGATGCCATTATCGTGGGGGTGCGCGCCTACAACACCGTGGACCGGCTCCGTTTTTACCAGCCCACGCTGCTGGAGTATGTGAAGAACGGCGGCAACCTGATTGTGCAGTACAACACCAGCCACAACCTTGTGCTCCCGGAAATAGCCCCTTACCCGCTACAGCTTTCGCGGGAGCGGGTGGCGGTGGAGGATGCCCAGGTGCGCCTGCTGCAGCCAAACCACCCGGTGCTGAACACGCCGAACAAAATCACGCAGAAAGACTTTGAGGGCTGGGTGCAGGAGCGCGGCCTGTACTTCCCGACCGAGTGGAGCAAAGAGTATGCGGCCATCTTATCCTCTAACGATCCCGGCGAGCCTGCCCGCGACGGCGGCCTGCTGATTGCGCCTTATGGCAAGGGGAATTATATATACACCGGGTATTCCTGGTTCAGGGAGTTGCCGGCGGGGGTGCCGGGGGCTTATCGGCTGTTCGCCAACCTGATCTCGCTGGGGCAGAACACCACATCCGGCGGCACCTCATCTAAGGCCTCCGGGTTAAAGTAG
- a CDS encoding DUF2461 domain-containing protein: MNNFAILGFLRALQQHNSKPWMDQHREEYLEAKAGFANLISQLLAGLQQSDPGLHGVTAAECLFRINKNDFSKKGEPPYKGHFGAGMSPGGRHSPYANYVLVLEPGGKSRAGGGIRKPGAKQLDLIREEIDYSPGELQGILQEPAFYATFGDLRGVQRKSAPKGYGKAHPEIALLRHTGFQVLRYFSDEEVCSPDFINKLTLLYRQVKPLHDFLNRSVTEET; encoded by the coding sequence ATGAATAATTTTGCCATACTTGGCTTTCTGCGCGCGCTGCAGCAGCACAACAGCAAACCGTGGATGGACCAGCACCGGGAGGAGTACCTGGAGGCGAAAGCCGGGTTCGCAAACCTTATCTCACAACTGCTGGCCGGCCTTCAGCAGTCCGACCCCGGCCTGCATGGCGTAACGGCTGCCGAGTGCCTGTTCAGAATAAACAAGAATGATTTCTCTAAAAAAGGAGAGCCGCCGTATAAAGGACATTTTGGGGCGGGCATGTCGCCGGGAGGCCGCCATTCGCCGTATGCCAACTATGTCCTGGTGCTGGAGCCAGGCGGAAAATCGAGGGCGGGCGGCGGCATACGGAAGCCCGGGGCCAAGCAACTGGATCTGATACGGGAGGAAATTGACTACAGCCCCGGCGAACTGCAGGGCATTTTGCAGGAACCGGCTTTTTATGCCACCTTTGGAGACTTGCGGGGCGTGCAGCGCAAATCAGCGCCCAAGGGCTACGGCAAGGCGCACCCGGAGATAGCCCTGCTCCGGCACACAGGCTTCCAGGTGTTGCGCTATTTCTCCGACGAGGAGGTCTGTTCGCCGGACTTTATCAATAAACTGACGCTGCTTTACAGGCAAGTGAAGCCCCTGCACGACTTTTTGAACCGATCTGTAACTGAAGAAACATAA
- a CDS encoding DUF3221 domain-containing protein encodes MKNPLLIFACLTLLLLSGCSDEPKRIPDTLPDVHGYIGSIKRTASNDEAVKAIVMVKAIEGLEADYPDASIRIDEDTKIEDAAGKPLKLEQLREGHEIQAWFEEGGVLESMPVQGYAKAIRVMD; translated from the coding sequence GTGAAGAATCCCCTACTGATTTTTGCGTGCCTCACGCTGCTGCTCCTGAGCGGCTGCAGCGACGAGCCCAAGCGCATCCCCGACACGCTGCCCGATGTGCATGGCTATATCGGCAGCATCAAGCGCACCGCCAGCAACGACGAAGCCGTAAAAGCCATCGTGATGGTGAAAGCGATAGAGGGCCTGGAAGCAGACTACCCCGACGCCAGCATCAGGATAGACGAAGACACCAAGATAGAGGACGCAGCCGGCAAACCCCTGAAACTGGAACAGCTGCGCGAGGGGCACGAGATACAGGCCTGGTTCGAGGAGGGGGGCGTACTGGAGTCGATGCCGGTGCAGGGATATGCCAAGGCCATCCGGGTAATGGACTAG
- a CDS encoding Rieske (2Fe-2S) protein, giving the protein MPQPDVIYAWHRVFSSEGEAKARVGLRKLHQLQLDGRDICFAHTAAGFFAVADACPHMGRSLSHGTTNCLNEVICPWHSYAYSLGSGRERDYRTRDAPIYPVEVRSDGVYIGIRQRPAGQQK; this is encoded by the coding sequence ATGCCACAGCCCGATGTTATATATGCCTGGCACCGGGTGTTCTCCTCGGAGGGGGAGGCCAAGGCACGGGTGGGGCTGCGGAAGCTGCACCAGTTGCAGCTGGATGGCCGGGACATTTGTTTTGCCCACACCGCCGCCGGCTTCTTTGCGGTGGCTGATGCCTGCCCGCACATGGGCCGCTCGCTGAGCCACGGCACCACCAATTGCCTGAACGAGGTTATCTGCCCCTGGCACAGCTACGCCTACAGCCTGGGGAGCGGCCGCGAGCGCGATTACCGCACCCGGGATGCCCCTATATATCCTGTTGAGGTGCGCAGCGACGGGGTCTATATAGGCATCCGCCAGCGACCCGCCGGGCAGCAAAAATAA
- a CDS encoding STAS/SEC14 domain-containing protein: protein MAPVLTDFDDLVAAWPAPVRLTHLEGDLFVTLSLHADYIEAKWAGHITADDVITAAQVFLLLLQKTAVPKLLNNKTDASGDWSEANDWLEFEWLPKALEAGFHRLAHVYSNNMFSRLSARDLYLRLGPRISMRTFSDREAAEAWLLSAPTAQDAQEPVADQ, encoded by the coding sequence ATGGCACCAGTTCTAACTGATTTCGATGATTTGGTGGCGGCATGGCCTGCGCCGGTGCGGCTCACGCACCTGGAGGGCGACCTGTTTGTGACGCTGAGCCTGCACGCGGACTACATCGAGGCGAAATGGGCGGGGCACATCACGGCCGACGATGTGATTACGGCGGCACAGGTTTTCCTCCTGCTGCTGCAGAAAACGGCTGTGCCGAAGCTGTTGAACAACAAGACGGACGCCTCCGGAGACTGGTCTGAGGCGAACGACTGGCTGGAGTTTGAGTGGCTGCCGAAAGCCCTGGAGGCAGGGTTCCATCGCCTGGCTCATGTTTACTCCAACAACATGTTCAGCAGGCTCTCGGCCCGCGACCTGTACCTGCGCCTCGGCCCGCGCATCAGCATGCGCACCTTCAGCGACCGCGAGGCCGCCGAGGCCTGGCTGCTTTCCGCCCCTACCGCTCAAGATGCCCAGGAACCTGTTGCCGATCAATAA
- a CDS encoding vitamin K epoxide reductase family protein gives MSKNEGIPPGWSYNPAAWGQRLPIVGLAMIGFSIATYMALFQLKILDTVWEPFFGNDSRKILTSSVSKILPIPDAALGAIGYLADAVTGAVGGTRRWRTMPWIVIMFGLAVGPLGFISILLVILQPVLFDAWCTLCLCSAAISVIMIGPAMDEFMASMQYMKRVKDANVSLWKAFWGYKEVQGKVI, from the coding sequence ATGAGCAAAAACGAAGGTATCCCACCGGGATGGAGTTATAACCCGGCTGCGTGGGGGCAGCGCCTGCCCATTGTGGGACTGGCCATGATTGGCTTCAGCATTGCCACTTACATGGCACTCTTCCAACTGAAGATACTGGACACTGTCTGGGAGCCGTTTTTTGGCAACGACAGCCGCAAGATTCTTACCTCCAGCGTCTCGAAAATACTGCCTATCCCGGACGCCGCGCTGGGGGCCATCGGCTACTTGGCCGACGCCGTGACGGGCGCGGTCGGGGGCACCCGCCGCTGGCGCACCATGCCCTGGATAGTGATCATGTTCGGTCTGGCGGTGGGCCCGCTCGGGTTTATCAGCATCCTGCTCGTGATTCTGCAGCCGGTGCTGTTCGATGCCTGGTGTACCCTCTGCCTTTGCTCGGCTGCCATATCCGTGATTATGATTGGCCCGGCCATGGATGAGTTTATGGCCAGCATGCAGTACATGAAGCGCGTAAAGGACGCCAACGTATCGCTCTGGAAAGCCTTCTGGGGATATAAGGAAGTACAGGGAAAAGTTATCTGA